The Leadbettera azotonutricia ZAS-9 genome has a window encoding:
- a CDS encoding DNA translocase FtsK — protein sequence MPKIRLTAVACSLGMGIIGVFLGFSIISALFDLGGALSAPGYFFVRSYGVLAFIIPAYLIYAAFLLIDPRYRPDRIFLLTSVIVPFLTLALGFYWVRNFDAIAVGANFFAKAGKTGISFIIVIVTVLEGLLIALLRSFLFFQSPIRRRPFTASRPKPKTILLPLPEQSEVDDLREAEEIIDSLIDDINEVIDEEEPSIPAAEDIDSDTVEPDTITANMDDEDPDVAHALAEAEEAAVKHSPAAPSTSAAPKRKRHGPYSVPVEGILNQYPDGEYWIIDDATRSAAVTLKETLKEFNIQAEVTGIKKGPVITMFEILPAPGVKLSKIVNLQDNIALRLAASSVRIVAPIPGKHAVGIEVPNAKRNIVSFREIIEGDLNREGKKLEIPMVLGKDITGDAITVDLIAMPHLLIAGATGAGKSVCVNSMILSILYQMTPAECRLILIDPKRVELKLYNDIPHLLTPVITEPKRAFQALQYCIFEMERRYACLDSMGVRDIRSYNKRIKEREMAAEYMPYFVVVIDEFADLMATTGKELESTVARLAAMSRAVGIHLVLATQRPSIDVITGLIKANIPSRIAFMVASKMDSRIIIDMVGAEKLLGKGDMLYAGAVDPFPIRLQGAFISEEEVERVVDFVKTLGEPDYIDDEIFYDDDEEDASPSLFSEGDDPLYDKALEIVMAQGRASASYIQRRLKIGYNRAARLVEEMEHQGVVGPAQGSKPRELLRGYER from the coding sequence ATGCCTAAAATCCGCCTCACCGCTGTTGCCTGCTCTTTAGGGATGGGAATCATAGGCGTATTCCTGGGTTTTTCCATAATTTCGGCCCTTTTCGATCTGGGGGGCGCCCTTTCTGCCCCAGGCTATTTCTTTGTCCGTTCCTACGGGGTACTGGCTTTTATCATCCCTGCTTACCTCATATATGCAGCCTTTCTCCTGATAGATCCCCGTTACAGGCCCGATCGCATCTTTCTCCTTACCAGCGTCATTGTCCCCTTCCTTACCCTTGCCCTGGGTTTCTACTGGGTCCGCAATTTTGACGCCATTGCGGTGGGCGCCAATTTTTTTGCCAAAGCCGGAAAAACAGGCATCTCCTTTATCATCGTGATTGTCACCGTGCTGGAGGGCCTTCTCATCGCCCTGCTCCGCTCCTTCCTCTTTTTTCAATCCCCAATAAGGCGGAGGCCCTTTACCGCTTCGAGGCCAAAACCGAAAACAATATTGCTTCCCCTGCCTGAACAAAGCGAGGTTGACGATCTCCGGGAAGCGGAAGAAATAATTGACAGTTTAATTGACGATATCAATGAAGTTATCGATGAAGAAGAGCCTTCCATTCCTGCAGCAGAAGACATTGACAGTGATACTGTTGAACCTGACACTATTACTGCTAATATGGATGATGAAGATCCCGATGTTGCGCATGCCCTGGCAGAAGCCGAAGAAGCAGCTGTAAAACATAGCCCTGCCGCCCCCTCGACATCTGCTGCGCCCAAGCGGAAACGGCACGGCCCCTACTCAGTACCTGTGGAGGGTATACTCAACCAGTACCCTGACGGCGAATACTGGATCATTGACGATGCTACAAGAAGCGCCGCAGTAACCCTCAAAGAAACCCTTAAGGAATTCAACATACAGGCGGAAGTAACGGGGATAAAAAAAGGCCCCGTTATTACTATGTTCGAGATACTTCCCGCGCCCGGAGTAAAGCTTTCTAAAATTGTAAACCTCCAGGACAACATTGCCCTGCGCCTTGCCGCTTCTTCGGTGCGTATTGTCGCACCCATACCAGGCAAACATGCGGTGGGCATAGAAGTACCTAATGCCAAACGCAACATTGTTTCATTCAGGGAAATTATCGAAGGGGACCTCAACCGGGAGGGGAAAAAACTTGAAATCCCCATGGTGCTTGGCAAGGACATCACCGGCGATGCTATCACTGTAGACCTCATTGCCATGCCTCACCTCCTCATAGCAGGGGCCACCGGCGCAGGGAAGTCAGTCTGCGTCAATTCCATGATACTTTCCATACTTTACCAGATGACGCCAGCCGAATGCAGGCTCATACTCATCGATCCTAAGAGGGTGGAACTCAAGCTCTACAACGATATTCCCCATCTCCTCACACCGGTAATTACCGAACCGAAACGGGCTTTCCAGGCCCTGCAGTACTGCATTTTCGAAATGGAACGCCGTTACGCGTGTCTTGACTCCATGGGGGTCAGGGATATCAGAAGCTACAACAAACGGATCAAAGAAAGGGAAATGGCTGCCGAATACATGCCCTACTTTGTGGTAGTCATCGATGAATTTGCGGATCTCATGGCGACAACAGGGAAGGAGCTTGAATCCACTGTCGCGCGCCTTGCCGCCATGAGCCGCGCCGTGGGCATACATTTAGTGCTGGCAACCCAAAGACCTTCCATCGATGTAATTACCGGCCTTATAAAAGCCAACATACCCAGCCGTATTGCTTTCATGGTTGCCAGCAAGATGGACAGCCGCATCATTATAGACATGGTAGGCGCGGAAAAACTTTTGGGAAAGGGCGACATGCTCTATGCCGGCGCTGTCGATCCCTTCCCGATCCGCTTGCAGGGCGCCTTCATCTCCGAAGAAGAAGTGGAACGGGTAGTGGACTTTGTAAAGACCCTCGGCGAGCCTGATTATATCGACGATGAAATTTTCTACGATGATGATGAAGAAGACGCCTCCCCTTCCCTTTTCTCGGAAGGCGACGACCCCCTCTATGATAAAGCCCTTGAAATTGTGATGGCCCAGGGCCGGGCAAGCGCAAGCTATATACAGCGCCGCTTAAAAATCGGCTATAACCGCGCTGCCCGCCTGGTTGAAGAAATGGAGCACCAGGGGGTTGTAGGGCCTGCCCAGGGTTCCAAGCCGAGAGAATTGCTGCGGGGATATGAACGATAA